Proteins from one Triticum aestivum cultivar Chinese Spring chromosome 7A, IWGSC CS RefSeq v2.1, whole genome shotgun sequence genomic window:
- the LOC123148608 gene encoding protein PHOSPHATE STARVATION RESPONSE 3 — protein MSSHGVVAVKPIATPDKTTHSYACGSTQSSVHKLLDSKLDHLGLLDDNLSSTSQSSDIKTELIRTSSLGRSSLPFNLQRRSPEPDPESPLSHVSHPNFSEPMASNSSTFCTSLFSSSLTNSAPCRRMGALPFLPHPPKYEQQVLPGQSSTSSLQLSGDTGNVHDEAEQADDIKDFLNLSAGDASDGSFHGENQAFAFAEAEQMEFQFLSEQLGIAITDNEESPQLDDIYDTPPPQMSSLPVSSCSNQILQNPGSPAKLPLSSSRSSSGSAAANKSRLRWTLELHERFVEAVNKLEGPDKATPKGVLKLMKVEGLTIYHVKSHLQKYRHAKYIPEIKEEKKASSDLKKVQPGSSGSDPFKNKNLAEALRMQMEVQKQLHEQLEVQRQLQLRIEEHAKYLQRILEEQQKVGSGSSLSLKTPTEPSESTSKDRTEPEEATTSSPQTSKNSEAGSPCS, from the exons ATGAGCTCCCATGGTGTTGTTGCCGTGAAGCCAATCGCCACGCCGGACAAAACCACGCATTCTTATGCTTGTGGATCCACACAGTCTTCAGTTCATAAGCTGCTGGACTCTAAACTGGACCACCTTGGGCTGTTGGATGATAATCTGTCATCCACCAGTCAGTCATCAGACATCAAGACCGAGCTGATCCGAACGTCGAGCCTGGGAAGAAGCAGCCTGCCATTTAACCTTCAGAGAAGAAGCCCTGAGCCTGATCCTGAAAGTCCATTGTCTCATGTCTCGCACCCCAATTTTTCAGAGCCCATGGCCTCAAACTCTTCAACGTTCTGCACAAGTTTATTCTCATCATCTTTGACAAACTCGGCGCCTTGCCGGCGAATGGGTGCTCTGCCTTTCCTGCCTCACCCTCCCAAGTATGAGCAGCAGGTTCTCCCAGGGCAGTCATCAACCTCCTCCCTGCAGCTCAGTGGTGACACAGGCAATGTTCATGACGAGGCTGAACAGGCAGATGACATAAAAGACTTCCTCAATCTTTCTGCTGGAGATGCTTCTGATGGCAGCTTCCATGGTGAAAACCAAGCGTTTGCTTTCGCCGAGGCCGAGCAGATGGAGTTCCAGTTCTTGTCTGAGCAGCTAGGGATCGCCATCACCGATAATGAGGAGAGCCCCCAATTAGAT GACATATACGACACGCCGCCGCCTCAAATGTCGTCGCTTCCGGTCTCATCCTGCTCCAACCAGATCCTGCAGAATCCAGGATCTCCGGCTAAACTGCCGCTTAGCTCGTCGCGGTCATCTTCTGGATCTGCAGCAGCTAACAAGTCAAGATTGAGGTGGACACTGGAGCTCCACGAGCGTTTCGTAGAGGCAGTGAACAAGCTCGAAGGGCCTGACA AAGCAACTCCCAAGGGCGTTCTGAAGCTTATGAAAGTGGAAGGCCTGACCATCTACCATGTAAAGAGTCATTTGCAG AAGTACCGACACGCAAAGTATATTCCAGAGATCAAAGAAG AAAAGAAGGCTTCCTCGGACCTTAAGAAAGTACAACCGGGTAGCAGTGGAAGCGATCCGTTCAAAAACAA GAACTTGGCAGAAGCTCTACGGATGCAAATGGAGGTTCAGAAGCAGCTCCATGAACAGCTAGAG GTGCAAAGGCAGCTGCAGCTACGCATAGAAGAACACGCGAAATACTTGCAGAGGATACTGGAAGAGCAGCAGAAGGTCGGCAGTGGCAGCTCGCTCTCACTGAAAACCCCGACGGAGCCGTCCGAGTCGACGTCGAAAGACAGAACTGAACCTGAAGAGGCCACCACCTCTTCACCTCAGACGTCCAAGAACAGCGAGGCAGGGTCCCCTTGTTCATAA